One Klebsiella electrica genomic window, AACCCCCGGAAACCAAAATAATGATCAAAAGCCCGCATAAGTAAATGCCATTCATCATTCTCACAAACCATATAGGGGCCGGTGCCGACAGGTTGGGCAGCAAAATTATCCCGTATAGCGTGGTCGGCAGGTAAAATCATGGCTGCCGGATCGGCTAATAGTTGCGGCAATAAATGATCCGGTTGGGTCAGTTCAATAGTGACGCTTAATACACCATGCTCATCAATTTTTTTTAGATGTGAAAACAGCGGCAATTGAGCACAGCGGGTTAATGAGACCACCACATCCTGGCTGGTGAGCTCACGTCCATCGTGAAATCGCACGCCAGGCCTCAAGAAAAAGCGCCAGTGCAAAGGATCAAGCATGCGCCAGTAATGGGCCAGATCTTTTTCAACTACCCCACTTTCGTCATTAATACGGGTGAGTCCATTAAATATTTGTCTGACCAGATGGAGTTCCGAACGACGAAGTGGCGTACCCGGATAGAGATTGGGCATAGTGCGATAATAGGGAATACGTAACGACTGGTAATCATCACGGATGTTATATCCTAATCTGGCCCGCAGCAACGGTGCGATGAGGTGCTTTTCAGCCCCAAGTAGCTCAAGAGCAGCACCAAAGTTACCGGATTTCAACAGATGTTCAGCTTTTTCCATCCGCAATTGCTGTTCGCTGCACAACAGCCGTAGCCGGGCTTGATGGCCACGTCCCGGACTGGCATGCCACTCCAGCCAATGACGGGCTTGCATATCGACCAGCAGTGAACGCATGTGGCGCTTGCTGCAACAGAGCTTATCCGCCAGGCCCTGTAGCGTGATGTTCTCTTCTCTGTGGGGAAACAGAGTCAGCAGGCGTAAATACTGATGTTCAAGCCGTTGACCATACATAAAAGAGGAACCTTAAAGGGAAAAAGACAGCAATTTTTAATCTCATCGTTTTAGTCCATTATTTTTTCGACAGCAAGGAATACTGATCGAGATGCCACAAATAATGGATGTACCCTGCTGCCAGGACACATATCGGAGCCGGATGCATCAGATGGTTACTGAACCGATGGACATGGTTTAGTTTCGCAATCACCGATACTTTTCACCGCTGTGCCGGTAAAAGTGGCGAACTACTTTAGCTCAGGAATATGAAATGACCCTACATCTGAATAAAGACACTACTGTCTGCATGTCTCTCGCCGCAAGACCCAGTAATTTCGGGACGCGTTTTCATAATTATCTGTATGACGCCCTGGGACTTGATTATCTCTACAAAGCGTTTACCACCACCGATTTGGCGAGTGCTATCGCCGGCGTTCGGGCTCTGGGTATTCGCGGTTGCGCCATCTCCATGCCGTTTAAACAGGACTGTATCGCCCTTGTGGATGAATTAGACGCGTCTGCTAAAGCCATTAATTCAGTGAATACCATTGTGAATACTCACGGTTATCTGAAAGCCTATAACACGGATTATATTGCTATCACCACGTTGCTAAGGCAATTTCGGGTGCCAACCAGTCTGGTCTTCGCGCTGCGCGGTAGTGGTGGAATGGCCAAAGCAGTGGCTTGTGCTCTGCGAGATACTGGATTCAAAAAAGGATATATCGTCGCGATTGACGAAGAGAGTGGCCGCAGTCTGGCTGAATTATGTGGTTATGAATGGCGTCCGGATATGGAAGGGTTACAGCCAGGGTTATTGATTAACGCAACGCCGATTGGCATGACCGGCAGCGAAGACGCCGACAAAATGTCTTATACCCCAGACGAAGTCGATGCAGCCGACATTATATTCGATGTGGTCGCAATGCCGGAACAAACACCGCTGATACAATACGCCAGAGCAAAAAATAAAGTCGTTATAACCGGTTCCGAAGTATTTGCTATTCAGGCGGTAGAACAATTTGCCTTGTACACGGGGATTCGGCCCGACAAGGAGTTATTCCGTCAGGCCGCCGCATATTCCCGACAATAAATAATGAAATAACACTATTTCCCTGTGACGATAAAGCAATAAAAAAAGCCTTAATCCTTAATAGAATCATCGAAAAGAAGGCGTACCCTATGAACAAACGTATTATTGCCATCACTGCTTGTCCCACTGGCGTGGCGCATACCTTTATGGCCGCAGAAGCCCTGACTGTTGCGGCCACGAAGCAAGGATATTGGGTCAAAGTAGAAACACATGGATCGGTGGGAGCAAAAAATGAATTAACCACTGCTGAGATTGCATCTGCCGATGTGGTCATTATCGCCGCCGATATCGACGTCGATTTGTCCCGTTTCACGGATAAACGACTTTATTGCACCAGTACTGGCGCAGCACTGAAAAAACCTGCCCAGGAAATTGCTCAGGCCCTTGCCTCGGCAACGCTCTATGGTGGTAGGGATGCGAAAAAACCAGCACCGTCGCTAAAAGCGGAACTGCCGGGAGTATACAAACATTTGATGACTGGTGTATCTCATATGTTGCCGCTGGTGGTGGCTGGCGGCCTGTGTATTGCGCTCTCGTTTGTTTTTGGCATTCAGGCTTTCAAAGAGCCAGGCACGCTGGCAGCGGCTCTAATGCAAATCGGCGGGAAGGCGGCTTTCGCACTGATGGTGCCGGTACTGGCCGGTTTTATTGCATTTTCTATCGCTGATCGCCCCGGACTGGCACCTGGACTGATTGGAGGTATGCTTGCCAGCAATAGCGGTGCGGGTTTTCTAGGCGGTATAGTGGCTGGTTTTCTGGCGGGTTATGTTGCTAAGTATCTGGCAGAGAAAATTCGCCTGCCGCAGGCAATGGATGCGTTAAAGCCTGTACTGGTGATTCCATTGTTGGCGACACTGATTACCGGACTGGTGATGATTTATGTGGTGGGAGGCCCGGTTTCCGCCGCTATGTTGGGATTGACCACGTTCCTGGCCGGTATGACGACCGCCAATGCCGTGCTACTCGGAATTTTGCTGGGGGCGATGCAATGCTTCGATCTTGGTGGGCCGGTCAATAAAGCTGCATACACTTTCGGCGTTGGGTTGCTGGCGTCCCAGTCTTATCAACCTATGGCGGCGATCATGGCTGCCGGTATGGTGCCAGCATTGGGAATGGGCGTCACTACCTGGCTGGCAAAAGCTAAATTCTCCCAACAGGAGCGTGAGGCTGGCAAAGCATCTTTTGTGCTGGGCCTGTGCTTTATCTCCGAGGGGGCCATTCCCTTTGCTGCCCGAGACCCAATGCGCGTGATCCCGTCGACGATGGCTGGCGGTGCACTGGCCGGTGGTTTGTCGATGTTTTTCGGCTGCACGCTGATGGCTCCTCACGGCGGGCTGTTTGTGCTGGCGATCCCTCATGCTGTGGGGCATGTTGCAATGTATCTGGTTTCTATCATCGCCGGTACAGTACTGACTGGTATTATGTATGCTGTACTTAAACCGACAGCGCAGCTACAAATAGCGGAATCCTGAGGGCTGAACGGGGACCTCACTCTTTCAGAGAGCCCAGGAAGGAATCCTTGAGTGGCATACCCGTTATAAAAGAATCAGATGCAGTTCACTTTCAACCTGGATCGATACTCTCTCGCCGTTTTGTCGTCACGGATGGCAGCGCGGGGATGCAATCATGTGAAATTCTCTGGCATAAAAAAAGCCCGTTATTACGCGGGCTTGGTGCTGCCGGTGAGATATTGCGAGACTTGATGAGTTCGACCAGCAATTTACTCGATATTCTGGATCTGCTCGCGCATTTGCTCGATCAGGACTTTCAGTTCGATGGCGGAATTGGTCACTTCGGCATTAATGGATTTCGATGCCAGTGTGTTCGACTCGCGGTTAAATTCCTGCATCATAAAGTCAAGACGGCGGCCAACGGCTTCTTTCTTCTTCAGGATGTTCCAGGTCTCTTTTACGTGCGCTTCCAGGCGATCCAGCTCTTCGGCGACGTCGATACGCTGCGCCATCAGCACCAGCTCTTGTTCGAGACGGTTGTTTTCCAGCTGTACTTCCGCATCTTCCAGTCGGGAAACCAGGCGCTCGCGCTGCCACTGTAAGATTTCCGGCATATGAGCGCGCACTTTGGCGACTTCGGCGGTGACGCCTTCCAGACGCTGCTCAATAAGCGCTTTCAGCGCCTGACCTTCGGTCTCGCGGGCAACGATAAAATCATCCAGCGCACCGTTCAGGGCCGACAGAATATCGGCGGCAATCGCATCGAGATCCTGTTCCTGAGCGGCCATCACGCCAGGCCAGCGCAGAATATCAACCGGGTTGATTTCGCCTTCGTCGCTCTGCATCTTGACCCAGTTGGCGGCATTGACCAGCTGTTTTGCAAGGCTTTCGTTCAGAATCAGCTCGCCCTGGGCGCTGGGATCCTGCTCAAAACGTAAGGTACATTCAACTTTGCCACGGGTCAGACGTGAACGAATACGCTCACGCACGACAGGCTCCAGGCTACGGAACTGCTCCGGCAGACGGAAATAAGTTTCCAGATATCGTTGGTTTACCGAGCGCAGTTCCCATGCGGCGCTGCCCCATTCACCCTTGATTTCACGCCGGGCATAGGCGGTCATACTGCGGATCATAGACGTTCCTGTTTTTAAAGGAGAGTGAGGTGGATTATAGCTTTCAGGGCCTTATCAGGATAGGAATAAGCGAGCATTATCCGTATAGACACGTTATCCTTCTGGCAGCCCCTCTGTTGGCGGCCTCGCTCCGCCCTGGGCGCCAGTCATCGATGCTGTCAGGGGCGCGTCACCTCATGCATCCCGCATGATTTTGTGTATAATGCGCGCCACATTCGTTTCAAGCCGGAGAGATCATTATGCGTCCAGCAGGTCGTAGCGCTAATCAGGTGCGTCCCGTCACCCTGACCCGTAACTATACAATACACGCAGAAGGCTCCGTGCTGGTCGAATTTGGTGACACCAAAGTGTTGTGCACCGCATCGATCGATGAAGGCGTACCGCGCTTCCTGAAAGGCCAGGGCCAGGGGTGGATCACGGCAGAATACGGCATGCTGCCACGTGCAACCCATACCCGTAACGCGCGTGAAGCCGCGAAAGGGAAACAGGGCGGCCGCACCATGGAAATCCAGCGTCTGATTGCCCGTGCGCTGCGTGCAGCGGTCGATCTGAAAGCGCTTGGTGAATTTACCATTACCCTCGATTGCGATGTTTTGCAGGCAGACGGTGGCACCCGTACCGCATCCATTACCGGCGCCTGCGTGGCGCTGGCCGATGCGCTGAATAAGCTGGTGGCGACCGGCAAGCTGAAAAGCAATCCAATGAAAGGGATGGTCGCCGCAGTTTCCGTTGGTATCGTCAATGGCGAAGCGCTTTGCGATCTGGAATATGTCGAGGATTCAGCGGCGGAAACCGATATGAACGTGGTGATGACCGAAGATGGCCGCATCATTGAGGTACAGGGCACCGCGGAAGGCGAGCCGTTTACCCACGAAGAGCTACTCACCTTGCTGGCCCTGGCCCGCGGGGGTATCGAATCCATTGTCGCGACGCAGAAAGCGGCATTAGAAAATTAATTTTAAGGGCGGCTGATGAGTCGCCCTTTTTTTTACGTTTTATCCTTCATGCGGTCTTTCTCGGCTGCCATACGCGACCAGCTCACAGCGTTATCGACGTTTCTGTGCCGCCTGATGACGCGTGAAGAATTTGGCGTAAACCTAAATAATGAAAAGTAAGATGAGGAGCGAATCCATGAAACCGTATCAGCGCCAGTTTATTGAGTTTGCGCTTAACAAGCAGGTACTTAAGTTTGGCGAATTTACGCTGAAATCCGGGCGTAAGAGCCCCTATTTCTTCAACGCCGGCCTGTTTAATACCGGGCGCGATCTGGCACTGTTAGGCCGTTTCTACGCCGAAGCGCTGGTCGATTCCGGAATTGATTTCGATCTGCTGTTTGGGCCGGCTTATAAAGGGATCCCTATCGCGACGACTACCGCGGTTGCGCTGGCGGAGCACCATGATCTGGATTTGCCTTACTGCTTTAACCGCAAAGAAGCCAAAACCCACGGCGAGGGGGGCAACCTGGTCGGCAGCGCTCTGCAGGGGCGCGTCATGCTGGTTGACGATGTGATTACCGCAGGCACCGCGATTCGCGAGTCGATGGAAATTATTCAGGCGCACGGCGCGGAACTGGCTGGCGTACTGATCTCTCTGGACCGCCAGGAACGCGGCCGCGGCGAAATCTCCGCGATTCAGGAAGTCGAGCGCGACTACGGCTGCAAAGTGATTTCTATCGTGACGCTGAAAGACCTGATTACCTATCTGGAAGAGAAGCCGGAGATGGCTGAGCATCTGGCGACGGTACGCGCTTACCGCGAAGAGTTTGGCGTATAAGTCAAAAACCCGGAGGCGACAGGCCCCCGGGCTTTCAGTTATTGCAACTGTGCGGCGACCAGCGGCCAGCGGGCGTCAAAATCATCCGTCGGACGATATTTAAACTCGCTGCGCACAAAACGCGACAGCATGCCTTCGCAGAATGCCAGCAGCTGGCTGGCCAGCAGCGCCTCATCGATGGTGTAGCCTTCACCTTCCCGCATTTTCTTCTCACGCATGACCTGACGCAACTGAACCTCAATACGCTCAAACAGCTGGTTAATCCGCCCCTGAAGGCGATCCTGTTCAAACATCAGCGCATGGCCGGTCAGAATTCGCGTCAGCCCAGGATTACGCTCACCAAACCCAAGAATCAGCAGCACAATCAGACGCAGACGCGCCGATGTGTCTTTTTCATCTTTTAAAATCAAATTGATGCGCGTAATCAGACTGTCTTCGATAAACTCAATCAGGCTATCGAACATGCGGGTTTTACTGGGAAAATGACGGTATAACGCCGCTTCGGACACGCCGACAGACGCCGCCAGTTTCGCTGTGGTAATGCGCTGACTTCCATCGCTGGATTCAAGCATCAGGGCCAGAGACTGAAGTATTTCTTCGCGACGATTCCTTTTCGCAGTTTGTTTTTCTGCCATGTTTTAAAATACCCCTGAAAATAAGCACTTGTCAGGCAGACATCCACAAAGCGACCGCAAACGGTCGTTTGCGGCGATGTTATTGCATTAGTGCACTTTGGGATGCGGATTCGATGTGGTCGGGCTTATGCACGCCCTGAGTGACCAAAGCCACCTTCGCCACGTTCGGTGGCGTCAAAATCTTCCACCAGGTTAAATTCCGCTTGTACGACGGGTACAAAGACCATTTGAGCGATGCGCTCGCCGGGCTCAATCGTAAAGCTCTGCTGGCCACGGTTCCAGACGGAAACCATCAGCTGCCCCTGGTAGTCGGAGTCGATAAGGCCAACCAGGTTGCCCAGAACCACGCCGTGCTTATGACCCAGCCCTGAACGCGGCAGAATCACCGCCGCCAGAGACGGATCGGCGATATGAATAGCCAGGCCGGTCGGCAACAGCGTGGTTGCACCCGGAGCCAGCTCTACGGCGTCGTCGAGACAGGCTCGCAGGTCAAGTCCGGCGGAGCCGGAGGTGGCATAGGTCGGCAGCGGAAATTGCTGGCCGACACGCGGGTCCAGAATCTTAACGTCGATTTTTTTCATCATAACGGGTCACGATCTCGTCGAGTAATAATTGGCCAAGGAGTTCTTTACGCTCAAGTGGTAAGCGCTTATCTCCATCCTGCCAGAAAAGGTGTAATGCGTTGCTGTCGCTGTTAAATCCTTGATCAGGCTGCGAAACATCGTTAGCGCAAATCAGGTCGAGATTTTTGCGCGCGCGTTTTTGCCTCGCGTATTCTTCCACATTATTCGTTTCGGCGGCAAACCCTACGACAAAAGGCCGATTGGCCGCGAGTGCTGCCACCCCGGCAACAATATCCGGATTTTTGACCATTCTGAGGGTGAGCTCATCACCTTGCTTTTTAATTTTTTCTTCAGCGATGGCGACGGCACGGTAATCGGCTACGGCGGCGCAGCCAATAAAAATCTGCTGCTGCTGAGCGCTTTGCTGGACCGCAGCTTCCATTTCCAGCGCGGTCGTGACATCGATACGCCGGACAAACGGCGGCGTCGGTAATGCGACCGGCCCGCTCACCAGCGTGACGTTCGCCCCGCGGCTGGCGGCCGCGGCGGCAATAGCAAACCCCATCTTGCCGGAGCTGTGGTTAGTAATATAACGCACCGGATCCAGCGGTTCACGCGTCGGGCCCGCGGTAATCATGATGTTGAGATGTTGCAAATCTTTGACAGGCGAAAAATGCGCGGCGGCTAAATCTACAATCGTCATCGGATCCAGCATACGGCCAGGGCCAATGTCGCCGCAGGCCTGGCTACCACTGTCCGGACCCCAGAGCAGCAGGCCGCGTGAGGCGAGTACCTCGAGGTTATGCTGCGTGGCCGCTGCGCGGTACATTTGCTGATTCATCGCCGGGACAACGGCAACCGGGGAAGGGGTCGCGAGGCAGATGGTGGAAACCAGATCGTTGGCCATACCGGCGGCGACGCGGGCGATCAGATCGGCGGTTGCCGGGGCGAGGATAACCAGGTCCGCCCATTTGCCCAGCTCAATATGACCCATCGCTGCTTCCGCTGCCGGATCGAGCAGACTATCGGAGACCGGATAACCAGACACCGCCTGCAGGCTCAGTGGCGTAATGAAGGCTTTGGCGGCTTCCGTCATGGCGACGCGCACATCCGCGCCACGGTCACGCAGGCGGCGCACCAGTTCCGGCGTTTTATAAGCAGCAATGCCGCCGCTCACGCCAAGAACGATCTTTTTACCAGCCAGACTCATCATGATTCTTTCCTGTTGCAGTACACCAGAATCCGCGCATCTTACCACAATCCCGTCGTCGTCGCGTGGCTGCCAGGCATTCACTTTGCGAGGCGCTACGCAAGAGGTAGATGCGCCAGTCGGCAGCGCCATCGGGCTGTGCCAGGATGGGGGCATGAGAAGGAGAGGCCCTATGGATGCACCGGAACCCCTGATGCCACGGGAAAAAATGTGGCTTTACGGTATTGAAACGTTGTCGGATGTCGAGCTGCTGGCGCTGTTTTTACGCACCGGAACGCGGGACAAAGATGTCATAACGTATTCGCATGACCTGCTACAGCGTTTTGGTTCGCTGTATGGCCTGCTGTCAGCAAATAAAGCGCAGTTTGAGACGGTCGAGGGGATTGGCCTGGCGAAATATGCTCAGCTAAAGGGGGTTGCCGAACTGGCGCGGCGTTATTTTAGCCTGCGGCTGGTTGAAGAGCCTTCTCTGGCCACGCCGATGATGACGCTGGAGTTTTTGCAAAGCCATCTCTGCGATGAGGAGCGGGAGATCTTCATCGTGATCTTTTTAGATAATCAGAACCGGGTATTGAAACATAGCCGGCTTTTTTCTGGTACTCTTAGCCACGTAGAGGTGCATCCACGAGAAATTGTACGTGAAGCCATCAAAGTGAACGCCGCTGCGGTGATCCTTGCACATAATCATCCGTCCGGCAGTCCCGAGCCGAGTAAGGCCGACAGACTGATGACCGAACGTGTGGTAAAGTGTTGTGGTTTCATGGATATACGAGTACTCGATCATCTCGTAATCGGCCGCGGTGCGTATGTATCTTTTGCCGAACGCGGCTGGATTTAGCCCCGATCACGCGATCCAGCGGGATCTTTGTCTGTTCGGGACTTGAGCACATCGCCGAGTCAGCGTATACTACGCCACCTTTGAGAATCTCGGGTTTGGCATTTGGGCCTGGCAATCGATGGTTCACTTAGAACTGCGATGACCGGGCTGTAAAGCCTGACGAGGCGCCGATACCCCATACGAAGCTCGAGCTAATTTGATTTTTGGAGAATAGACATGTCCCGAGTCTGCCAAGTTACTGGCAAGCGTCCGGTGACCGGTAACAACCGTTCCCACGCACTGAACGCGACCAAACGCCGTTTCCTGCCGAACCTGCACTCTCACCGTTTCTGGGTTGAGAGCGAAAAGCGTTTTGTCACCCTGCGTGTATCTGCTAAAGGTATGCGTGTTATTGATAAGAAAGGCATCGATACAGTTCTGTCTGAACTGCGTGCCCGTGGCGAAAAGTACTAAGTACTAAGAGGAAATAAATCATGGCTAAAGGTATTCGTGAGAAAATCAAGCTGGTTTCTTCTGCTGGTACTGGTCACTTCTATACCACCACGAAGAACAAACGTACTAAGCCGGAAAAACTGGAACTGAAAAAATTCGATCCAGTTGTCCGTCAGCACGTTTTATACAAAGAAGCTAAAATCAAATAATTTTAGTTTCCTTGTAAAGAAAACCCCGCTCCGGCGGGGTTTTTTGTTTTTGTCCGGCAGAAACCGTCGGATAAACCCTGCCGGGAATTTGCTTCCCTACCGTCTGTTGCTGCAGCACAATACTCTGGGTTAACGGAGGAAAACGAATGCCTGAATTACCTGAGGTAGAAACCAGCCGTCGCGGCATCGAACCACACCTGGTGGGCGCGACCATTCTGCATGCTGTTATTCGCAACGGGCGCCTGCGCTGGCCTGTCAGTGAAGAAATCTATCGTCTGAGCGACATACCGGTGCTGAGCGTGCAGCGGCGTGCCAAATATCTGCTGCTGGAGCTTCCCGGCGGCTGGATTATCATCCACCTTGGGATGTCGGGCAGTCTGCGTATCCTGATTGAAGAGCTGCCGGCAGAAAAGCACGATCATGTTGACCTCGTGATGAGTAATGGCAAGGTCCTGCGCTATACCGACCCACGCCGCTTTGGCGCCTGGCTGTGGACCCGCAGTCTGGAAGGGCATCCTGCGCTGGCGCACCTTGGCCCAGAGCCCTTGAGCGATGAGTTTACTGCCGACTATTTGCAGCAGAAGTGCGCGAAAAAGAAAACCGCCATTAAGCCCTGGCTGATGGATAACAAGCTGGTGGTCGGGGTAGGCAATATCTACGCCAGCGAATCGCTGTTTTCGGCCGGGATCCATCCCGATCGGTTAGCGTCTTCGCTCTCGCGCGAAGAGTGCGAGCTGCTGGTCAAAGTGATTAAAGCGGTGCTGCTACGCTCGATTGAGCAGGGGGGCACGACGCTGAAGGATTTCCTGCAAAGCGATGGTAAGCCGGGCTACTTCGCCCAGGAGCTGCAGGTTTATGGCCGCAAGGGCGAACATTGTCGCGTTTGTGGTACGCCGATTACGGCCAGCAAACATGCGCAGCGGGCAACGTTTTATTGCCGCCAGTGCCAGAAGTAAAGCGTGGTGGTTGCGTTGAGCCCGGCTCGCGCTGTGCTTAGCCAGGCTGCA contains:
- the coaBC gene encoding bifunctional phosphopantothenoylcysteine decarboxylase/phosphopantothenate--cysteine ligase CoaBC gives rise to the protein MSLAGKKIVLGVSGGIAAYKTPELVRRLRDRGADVRVAMTEAAKAFITPLSLQAVSGYPVSDSLLDPAAEAAMGHIELGKWADLVILAPATADLIARVAAGMANDLVSTICLATPSPVAVVPAMNQQMYRAAATQHNLEVLASRGLLLWGPDSGSQACGDIGPGRMLDPMTIVDLAAAHFSPVKDLQHLNIMITAGPTREPLDPVRYITNHSSGKMGFAIAAAAASRGANVTLVSGPVALPTPPFVRRIDVTTALEMEAAVQQSAQQQQIFIGCAAVADYRAVAIAEEKIKKQGDELTLRMVKNPDIVAGVAALAANRPFVVGFAAETNNVEEYARQKRARKNLDLICANDVSQPDQGFNSDSNALHLFWQDGDKRLPLERKELLGQLLLDEIVTRYDEKNRR
- the radC gene encoding RadC family protein — translated: MDAPEPLMPREKMWLYGIETLSDVELLALFLRTGTRDKDVITYSHDLLQRFGSLYGLLSANKAQFETVEGIGLAKYAQLKGVAELARRYFSLRLVEEPSLATPMMTLEFLQSHLCDEEREIFIVIFLDNQNRVLKHSRLFSGTLSHVEVHPREIVREAIKVNAAAVILAHNHPSGSPEPSKADRLMTERVVKCCGFMDIRVLDHLVIGRGAYVSFAERGWI
- the rph gene encoding ribonuclease PH; this translates as MRPAGRSANQVRPVTLTRNYTIHAEGSVLVEFGDTKVLCTASIDEGVPRFLKGQGQGWITAEYGMLPRATHTRNAREAAKGKQGGRTMEIQRLIARALRAAVDLKALGEFTITLDCDVLQADGGTRTASITGACVALADALNKLVATGKLKSNPMKGMVAAVSVGIVNGEALCDLEYVEDSAAETDMNVVMTEDGRIIEVQGTAEGEPFTHEELLTLLALARGGIESIVATQKAALEN
- a CDS encoding YicC/YloC family endoribonuclease, whose protein sequence is MIRSMTAYARREIKGEWGSAAWELRSVNQRYLETYFRLPEQFRSLEPVVRERIRSRLTRGKVECTLRFEQDPSAQGELILNESLAKQLVNAANWVKMQSDEGEINPVDILRWPGVMAAQEQDLDAIAADILSALNGALDDFIVARETEGQALKALIEQRLEGVTAEVAKVRAHMPEILQWQRERLVSRLEDAEVQLENNRLEQELVLMAQRIDVAEELDRLEAHVKETWNILKKKEAVGRRLDFMMQEFNRESNTLASKSINAEVTNSAIELKVLIEQMREQIQNIE
- the slmA gene encoding nucleoid occlusion factor SlmA, with protein sequence MAEKQTAKRNRREEILQSLALMLESSDGSQRITTAKLAASVGVSEAALYRHFPSKTRMFDSLIEFIEDSLITRINLILKDEKDTSARLRLIVLLILGFGERNPGLTRILTGHALMFEQDRLQGRINQLFERIEVQLRQVMREKKMREGEGYTIDEALLASQLLAFCEGMLSRFVRSEFKYRPTDDFDARWPLVAAQLQ
- the rpmG gene encoding 50S ribosomal protein L33; this translates as MAKGIREKIKLVSSAGTGHFYTTTKNKRTKPEKLELKKFDPVVRQHVLYKEAKIK
- the rpmB gene encoding 50S ribosomal protein L28; amino-acid sequence: MSRVCQVTGKRPVTGNNRSHALNATKRRFLPNLHSHRFWVESEKRFVTLRVSAKGMRVIDKKGIDTVLSELRARGEKY
- the mutM gene encoding bifunctional DNA-formamidopyrimidine glycosylase/DNA-(apurinic or apyrimidinic site) lyase, with translation MPELPEVETSRRGIEPHLVGATILHAVIRNGRLRWPVSEEIYRLSDIPVLSVQRRAKYLLLELPGGWIIIHLGMSGSLRILIEELPAEKHDHVDLVMSNGKVLRYTDPRRFGAWLWTRSLEGHPALAHLGPEPLSDEFTADYLQQKCAKKKTAIKPWLMDNKLVVGVGNIYASESLFSAGIHPDRLASSLSREECELLVKVIKAVLLRSIEQGGTTLKDFLQSDGKPGYFAQELQVYGRKGEHCRVCGTPITASKHAQRATFYCRQCQK
- the pyrE gene encoding orotate phosphoribosyltransferase, encoding MKPYQRQFIEFALNKQVLKFGEFTLKSGRKSPYFFNAGLFNTGRDLALLGRFYAEALVDSGIDFDLLFGPAYKGIPIATTTAVALAEHHDLDLPYCFNRKEAKTHGEGGNLVGSALQGRVMLVDDVITAGTAIRESMEIIQAHGAELAGVLISLDRQERGRGEISAIQEVERDYGCKVISIVTLKDLITYLEEKPEMAEHLATVRAYREEFGV
- the dut gene encoding dUTP diphosphatase, which encodes MMKKIDVKILDPRVGQQFPLPTYATSGSAGLDLRACLDDAVELAPGATTLLPTGLAIHIADPSLAAVILPRSGLGHKHGVVLGNLVGLIDSDYQGQLMVSVWNRGQQSFTIEPGERIAQMVFVPVVQAEFNLVEDFDATERGEGGFGHSGRA
- a CDS encoding shikimate 5-dehydrogenase — encoded protein: MTLHLNKDTTVCMSLAARPSNFGTRFHNYLYDALGLDYLYKAFTTTDLASAIAGVRALGIRGCAISMPFKQDCIALVDELDASAKAINSVNTIVNTHGYLKAYNTDYIAITTLLRQFRVPTSLVFALRGSGGMAKAVACALRDTGFKKGYIVAIDEESGRSLAELCGYEWRPDMEGLQPGLLINATPIGMTGSEDADKMSYTPDEVDAADIIFDVVAMPEQTPLIQYARAKNKVVITGSEVFAIQAVEQFALYTGIRPDKELFRQAAAYSRQ
- a CDS encoding fructose-specific PTS transporter subunit EIIC encodes the protein MNKRIIAITACPTGVAHTFMAAEALTVAATKQGYWVKVETHGSVGAKNELTTAEIASADVVIIAADIDVDLSRFTDKRLYCTSTGAALKKPAQEIAQALASATLYGGRDAKKPAPSLKAELPGVYKHLMTGVSHMLPLVVAGGLCIALSFVFGIQAFKEPGTLAAALMQIGGKAAFALMVPVLAGFIAFSIADRPGLAPGLIGGMLASNSGAGFLGGIVAGFLAGYVAKYLAEKIRLPQAMDALKPVLVIPLLATLITGLVMIYVVGGPVSAAMLGLTTFLAGMTTANAVLLGILLGAMQCFDLGGPVNKAAYTFGVGLLASQSYQPMAAIMAAGMVPALGMGVTTWLAKAKFSQQEREAGKASFVLGLCFISEGAIPFAARDPMRVIPSTMAGGALAGGLSMFFGCTLMAPHGGLFVLAIPHAVGHVAMYLVSIIAGTVLTGIMYAVLKPTAQLQIAES